From one Streptosporangiales bacterium genomic stretch:
- a CDS encoding helix-turn-helix domain-containing protein, with the protein MPAGLTDRQAKVWAAVAAGRSTPADIGADLELAKSQTYKLLAELTETGYVRRTAKGRYTVTK; encoded by the coding sequence GTGCCTGCTGGTCTCACTGACCGGCAGGCGAAGGTCTGGGCCGCGGTCGCCGCCGGCCGGTCCACCCCGGCGGACATCGGCGCGGACCTTGAGCTCGCCAAGTCGCAGACGTACAAGCTGCTCGCCGAACTCACCGAGACCGGCTACGTCCGCAGGACCGCGAAGGGCCGCTACACGGTAACCAAGTGA
- a CDS encoding aminopeptidase, which yields MRVLVSVDMEGIAGVVAGDDVQPGHHEYERNRAYMTAEANAAVRGVLAHDPDATVLVADAHSGFRNLLPHELDRRCTLIRGKPRAHGMVAGLDHDVDAVVFIGYHGRAGLGTSVLSHTISGAAISAVRCNGRELGETGLNAALAAHYDVAPVLAAGDDTLAGEAEEAVPGMFGVPVKWALGAYAAQNLHPEEACARIEAAVPDALAERANVRPLHVEAPVDLEVDLVRPGMTERALLVPGVKRRGGRTLGYVADDIAAAHDLVTLFAVLATTD from the coding sequence ATGCGAGTGCTCGTTTCGGTCGACATGGAGGGCATCGCCGGCGTGGTCGCCGGTGACGACGTCCAACCGGGCCACCACGAGTACGAGCGCAACCGCGCGTACATGACGGCTGAGGCGAACGCCGCCGTGCGTGGCGTACTTGCCCACGACCCGGACGCCACGGTACTCGTCGCCGACGCGCACTCGGGCTTCCGCAACCTGCTCCCCCACGAGCTGGACCGTCGGTGCACGCTGATCCGCGGCAAGCCGCGCGCCCACGGCATGGTCGCCGGCCTGGACCACGACGTGGACGCCGTCGTCTTCATCGGGTACCACGGTCGCGCCGGCCTCGGCACGTCGGTGCTCTCGCACACCATCAGCGGCGCCGCCATCAGCGCGGTGCGCTGCAACGGCCGCGAGCTCGGTGAGACCGGGCTGAACGCCGCGCTGGCCGCGCACTACGACGTGGCACCCGTGCTCGCCGCCGGCGACGACACACTGGCCGGCGAGGCCGAGGAGGCCGTGCCAGGCATGTTCGGCGTGCCGGTGAAGTGGGCGCTCGGGGCGTACGCGGCACAGAACCTGCATCCGGAGGAGGCGTGCGCCAGGATTGAGGCCGCCGTGCCCGACGCGCTCGCCGAACGTGCGAACGTCCGGCCGCTGCACGTCGAGGCCCCGGTCGACCTGGAGGTCGACCTGGTGCGCCCGGGTATGACCGAGCGCGCACTGCTCGTCCCCGGCGTCAAGCGCCGGGGCGGCCGCACGCTCGGCTACGTCGCCGACGACATCGCCGCCGCACACGACCTGGTCACCCTGTTCGCCGTCCTCGCCACCACCGACTGA
- a CDS encoding DUF3099 domain-containing protein, with product MRIPGRKRAAVYTVTDAARPYSEDIDSRRKRYMFWMAVRTVCFILAIVLVLVLDGQARVIAFFAVALPAIVLPVLTVIFANAGREPAGERFATYEPDRPELTNSNGNGSGPVESS from the coding sequence GTGCGAATTCCCGGTCGTAAGCGCGCCGCCGTCTACACGGTCACGGACGCGGCACGGCCGTACTCCGAGGACATCGACTCCCGCCGCAAGCGGTACATGTTCTGGATGGCGGTACGTACCGTCTGCTTCATCCTGGCGATCGTGCTGGTGCTGGTGCTCGATGGCCAGGCGCGGGTGATCGCGTTCTTCGCGGTCGCGCTGCCCGCCATCGTGCTGCCGGTGCTGACGGTGATCTTCGCCAACGCCGGCCGGGAACCCGCAGGCGAGCGGTTCGCGACGTACGAGCCCGACCGGCCGGAGCTCACCAACTCCAACGGCAACGGCAGCGGCCCCGTGGAGTCATCCTGA
- a CDS encoding sodium:solute symporter family protein, with protein MRAIDWVFVCLYFAVLVVIGVRAVRRIRSSDDFAVAGGRLGWPILFATVAASFLGGGAAMGNAGNVLKDGYVFMFAFFAFGLQTVLVGQFMVHKLRRYEGAHTVGDVMEVHYGKGARLISGLLSLGLCAGILGGQILAVGTLLTTMLDISLFVGILIGMGVVLLYSTFGGMWAVVQTDVVQFLVLGILVPVALVLGVVKVGGPAEIVERVPADHLTLLGGWTVVAFVGTFITFLLGETMTPPFAQRAFAASDPRAARRGYVVSGFFSLAFYFVTGSIGLVALILYPKIATDQALPTVMANLLPVGATGLALAALLAVIQSTASSYLNSTAIVFVKDIYVPFIRPHASDRHRLLVQRLSTLAVGVAAVAFASTAPSIIDAFLLAFNLWAPTVVLPLVVAVVWGLRSSSAGLAAMVGGGLGGAIWTWGLGEPYGVSGIVFGVVVNAVVYFVTYAVAPRGPRLVHHDDVKLATEGALK; from the coding sequence GTGAGGGCTATCGATTGGGTCTTTGTCTGTCTGTACTTCGCGGTGCTCGTCGTGATCGGCGTGCGGGCGGTGCGCCGTATCCGCTCGTCCGACGACTTCGCGGTCGCGGGCGGCCGCCTCGGCTGGCCGATCCTCTTCGCGACCGTGGCCGCCTCGTTCCTCGGCGGCGGCGCCGCCATGGGCAACGCGGGCAACGTGCTGAAGGACGGCTACGTCTTCATGTTCGCGTTCTTCGCGTTCGGCCTGCAGACGGTGCTCGTCGGCCAGTTCATGGTGCACAAGCTGCGCCGCTACGAGGGCGCGCACACGGTGGGCGACGTGATGGAGGTCCACTACGGCAAGGGCGCGCGGCTGATCTCCGGCCTGCTGTCGCTGGGGTTGTGCGCGGGCATCCTCGGCGGCCAGATCCTCGCGGTGGGCACCCTGCTCACCACCATGCTCGACATCTCGCTGTTCGTCGGCATCCTGATAGGCATGGGCGTCGTGCTGCTGTACTCGACGTTCGGCGGCATGTGGGCGGTCGTGCAGACCGACGTGGTGCAGTTCCTCGTGCTCGGCATCCTGGTGCCGGTTGCGCTCGTCCTCGGCGTGGTGAAGGTCGGCGGGCCGGCCGAGATCGTCGAGCGGGTGCCCGCCGACCACCTGACCCTCCTCGGCGGCTGGACGGTGGTGGCGTTCGTCGGCACGTTCATCACATTCCTGCTGGGGGAGACGATGACGCCGCCGTTCGCGCAGCGGGCGTTCGCGGCGAGCGACCCGCGAGCCGCGCGGCGCGGCTACGTGGTGTCCGGGTTCTTCTCGCTCGCGTTCTACTTCGTCACCGGCTCGATCGGCCTGGTCGCGCTGATCCTCTACCCGAAGATCGCCACCGACCAGGCGCTGCCGACGGTGATGGCGAACCTGCTGCCTGTCGGCGCCACCGGGCTCGCGCTCGCGGCGCTGCTCGCGGTGATCCAGTCCACGGCGTCGTCGTACCTGAACTCGACGGCCATCGTCTTCGTGAAGGACATCTACGTACCGTTCATCCGGCCGCACGCAAGCGACCGGCATCGGCTGCTCGTGCAGCGGCTGAGCACGCTCGCGGTCGGCGTCGCGGCGGTGGCGTTCGCCAGCACCGCGCCTTCGATCATCGACGCCTTCCTGCTCGCGTTCAACCTGTGGGCGCCGACCGTCGTGCTGCCGCTCGTCGTCGCCGTCGTGTGGGGCCTGCGCAGCTCGTCCGCCGGCCTCGCGGCCATGGTCGGCGGCGGTCTCGGCGGCGCGATCTGGACGTGGGGTCTGGGGGAGCCGTACGGCGTGAGCGGCATCGTCTTCGGCGTGGTCGTGAACGCGGTCGTGTACTTCGTCACGTACGCCGTTGCGCCGCGGGGTCCGCGGCTGGTGCACCACGACGACGTCAAGCTGGCTACGGAAGGAGCACTCAAGTGA
- a CDS encoding FAD-dependent oxidoreductase, producing the protein MKVIVVGGGIVGASCAYALARQGARVELLDAGDPPSGASARSDGSLFLGNKRPADVPLVRAALATWQRLLPQVGDIEFESNELLMVAQDEAQERALVERVAALRAAGVDVRELTGAQCVAVEPGLAPVRFGSQVVESRELQPMLATLAMLRLARAAGTTVRPHTRVQAVRPGEVRTADGTHPADEVVVAAGAWTGELLAGSGHRVPIEPRRGHVLVVERKAAELVRCGAMGSTYADVAQSADPDLHVVPLVTVTKSGTVLIGASRERVGLRDQVDPHLVTRMCAAAVSLYPGLASCRVTRSWVGFRPWATGGYPYVGRLAPGLSVAAGHEGEGITYGPYTGEVLASHLLAGADVPAVWQLPQTSDTGLLREGGTACPT; encoded by the coding sequence ATGAAGGTCATCGTGGTGGGCGGCGGCATCGTCGGTGCGTCGTGCGCCTACGCGCTGGCCCGGCAGGGCGCCCGCGTCGAGCTGCTCGACGCCGGCGACCCGCCGAGCGGTGCGTCGGCACGCTCCGACGGCTCGCTCTTCCTCGGCAACAAGCGGCCGGCGGACGTCCCTTTGGTCCGCGCGGCGCTGGCCACCTGGCAGCGGCTGCTGCCGCAGGTCGGCGACATCGAGTTCGAGTCCAACGAGCTGCTCATGGTGGCGCAGGACGAGGCGCAGGAACGCGCGCTGGTCGAACGCGTCGCGGCCCTGCGCGCGGCGGGCGTCGACGTGCGAGAGCTGACGGGTGCGCAGTGCGTGGCGGTCGAGCCAGGACTCGCACCTGTGCGGTTCGGCAGCCAGGTGGTCGAGAGCCGGGAGCTGCAGCCGATGCTCGCGACGCTGGCCATGCTGCGGCTGGCGCGTGCGGCCGGCACGACGGTCCGCCCGCACACCCGGGTGCAGGCGGTGCGGCCGGGTGAGGTGCGGACGGCGGACGGCACCCACCCGGCGGACGAGGTCGTGGTGGCCGCCGGCGCCTGGACGGGCGAGCTGCTCGCCGGCAGCGGTCACCGGGTGCCGATCGAGCCGCGCCGCGGGCACGTGCTCGTGGTCGAGCGGAAGGCGGCCGAGCTGGTCCGCTGCGGTGCCATGGGGTCCACGTACGCGGACGTCGCGCAGAGCGCCGACCCCGACCTGCACGTCGTGCCGCTGGTCACCGTGACGAAGAGCGGCACCGTGCTGATCGGGGCGAGCAGGGAGCGGGTCGGCCTGCGCGACCAGGTCGACCCGCACCTCGTGACCCGGATGTGCGCGGCCGCCGTGAGCCTGTACCCGGGGCTCGCGTCGTGCCGGGTGACCCGTTCCTGGGTCGGCTTCCGGCCGTGGGCGACCGGCGGCTACCCGTACGTCGGCCGGCTCGCGCCCGGCCTGAGCGTCGCGGCCGGGCACGAGGGGGAAGGCATCACGTACGGGCCGTACACCGGCGAGGTCCTCGCCAGCCACCTGCTGGCCGGCGCGGACGTGCCGGCCGTGTGGCAGCTGCCGCAGACCAGCGACACCGGACTGCTGCGGGAAGGAGGCACGGCTTGCCCGACCTGA
- a CDS encoding FAD-dependent oxidoreductase → MPDVDVLVVGAGPAGLAAAAVAAEAGARTLVVDEQPIVGGQYLRPRPPARVDHPVATRFRASGAETLLAESVWHVDPAARQLRTTNHAVQFGSLVVATGAYDRPLAVAGGELPGVLTAGAAQALAKDGVRVGDAVLLAGTGPFALPVAAEVVRAGGGVAEIALTHLPWLGAGVLHAPQVVPEAVGYGPYAAAAPRRAACRLGGRAGRGRRSGGGGGAGRRAGRPAPRGGLRRSRTRLRVPAAARRGGPGGLPAAVRPTAAHLVRRRRRPVADERPRGVRRR, encoded by the coding sequence ATGCCTGACGTGGACGTGCTCGTCGTCGGCGCCGGTCCGGCGGGACTCGCGGCCGCCGCCGTCGCGGCCGAGGCCGGTGCGCGGACGCTGGTCGTCGACGAGCAGCCGATCGTGGGCGGTCAGTACCTGCGCCCGCGGCCGCCGGCGCGCGTGGACCACCCGGTCGCGACCCGCTTTCGCGCCAGCGGCGCGGAGACGCTGCTTGCGGAGAGCGTCTGGCACGTCGACCCGGCCGCGCGGCAGCTGCGTACGACGAACCACGCGGTGCAGTTCGGCAGCCTGGTGGTCGCGACGGGCGCGTACGACCGGCCGCTCGCCGTCGCCGGTGGCGAGCTGCCAGGCGTGCTGACCGCCGGGGCCGCCCAGGCGTTGGCGAAGGACGGGGTGCGGGTGGGCGACGCGGTGCTGCTCGCCGGCACCGGGCCGTTCGCGCTGCCGGTCGCCGCCGAGGTCGTCCGCGCCGGCGGCGGCGTCGCCGAGATCGCGCTCACCCACCTGCCGTGGCTGGGCGCCGGGGTGCTGCACGCTCCCCAGGTGGTGCCTGAGGCGGTCGGGTACGGCCCGTACGCTGCTGCGGCACCGCGTCGCGCTGCATGCCGGCTGGGTGGTCGAGCAGGTCGTGGGCGACGGTCGGGTGGAGGCGGCGGTGCTGGTCGACGTGCCGGGCGGCCGGCGCCGAGAGGTGGGCTGCGACGCAGTCGCACTCGGCTACGGGTTCCTGCCGCAGCTCGCCGTGGCGGACCTGGCGGGTTGCCGGCTGCGGTTCGACCAACGGCAGCGCACCTGGTTCGTCGCCGCCGACGACCGGTCGCGGACGAGCGTCCCCGGGGTGTTCGCCGCCGGTGA